The Halobellus sp. MBLA0158 genome has a window encoding:
- a CDS encoding IS5 family transposase, with amino-acid sequence MQKTLFRFVKQAVSIARKLTDAALMQISDPAGNGVAGWKHAVLHFLRLHMEATLEEVLDWAEEMERVRAALVLERGEFPGPSALCKSFDRAPMRIWRELLRLSSEQLDQSGHAAIDATYFDRRQASSHYLSRCDREVQTVQATFLVDTEQGAVIDVHCSTKWPNGTNVGPQVACVPQGDLRSLAADKGYDDMSFRKELRSEGVRPLIKHRVFAPYDHAHNARIKDELYNQRSVCETVNSVIKRSYGSAVRARAWYRQFREITLAAAVYNVERAIKQ; translated from the coding sequence GTGCAGAAGACCCTCTTCCGCTTCGTCAAACAAGCCGTCTCGATAGCACGAAAACTTACTGATGCTGCGCTGATGCAGATCAGCGATCCTGCCGGCAACGGAGTTGCCGGCTGGAAGCACGCTGTCTTGCATTTTCTCCGGCTCCATATGGAAGCGACACTCGAAGAAGTCCTTGACTGGGCTGAAGAGATGGAGCGGGTACGAGCCGCGCTCGTCTTAGAGCGCGGCGAGTTCCCCGGCCCGTCGGCGCTCTGTAAGTCGTTTGACCGAGCTCCGATGCGTATCTGGCGTGAGCTGCTCCGACTCTCGTCGGAGCAGCTCGATCAGTCGGGACACGCTGCCATCGACGCTACCTACTTCGACCGCCGTCAGGCGTCGAGTCACTATCTCAGCCGCTGTGATCGTGAGGTACAGACCGTCCAAGCGACGTTCCTCGTCGATACCGAGCAGGGCGCGGTTATCGACGTTCACTGTAGCACGAAGTGGCCGAACGGGACGAACGTCGGCCCGCAGGTCGCCTGCGTTCCGCAGGGCGACCTGCGGAGCCTCGCCGCCGACAAGGGTTACGACGATATGAGCTTTCGAAAAGAACTTCGCTCAGAAGGCGTGAGACCGTTGATTAAACACCGCGTCTTTGCACCCTACGACCACGCGCACAACGCGCGGATCAAAGATGAACTCTACAATCAGCGTTCGGTCTGTGAGACCGTGAATTCGGTGATCAAGCGCTCGTACGGCTCCGCCGTCCGAGCGCGTGCTTGGTACCGTCAGTTCCGAGAGATCACTCTCGCCGCGGCAGTCTACAACGTCGAACGAGCCATCAAACAGTGA
- a CDS encoding PRC-barrel domain-containing protein has protein sequence MGSVLVSTLRDCEVMTTEGTELGRVKTITIDPKTGHLEYLRLGGHNGGAGGFHEIDDGQLLVPADRIEAKQDYLLVRPGSEENMNTTSDPAYHD, from the coding sequence ATGGGATCGGTCCTCGTATCCACCCTCCGCGACTGTGAGGTAATGACGACCGAAGGTACGGAACTCGGCAGAGTCAAGACTATCACGATAGACCCAAAAACAGGGCACCTCGAATACCTCCGGTTAGGAGGACACAACGGTGGGGCCGGCGGATTCCACGAAATCGACGACGGACAGCTCCTCGTCCCGGCCGACCGGATCGAAGCTAAGCAGGACTATCTACTTGTTCGCCCCGGTTCGGAGGAGAATATGAACACCACATCGGACCCAGCGTATCACGATTGA
- a CDS encoding PH domain-containing protein yields the protein MSDDWWFRRGDESIVWAGQPRISAALPGVGVGVVVCALAAAATVFADPRAVVGVVPGIGLIAWALLRVKRTEYLLTTRALWLKRGVAGRTVRRVGLQKVQNTGYSRSITGSAFGYGTVTVEVAGGDDLQFRRIDDPESVQTAIMDRTASADERVPGSAAQWRSILSVVREIRAGIE from the coding sequence ATGAGCGACGACTGGTGGTTCCGCCGCGGCGACGAGAGCATCGTCTGGGCAGGACAGCCACGTATTTCGGCTGCGCTCCCTGGTGTCGGTGTCGGGGTCGTGGTGTGCGCTCTCGCGGCCGCAGCGACGGTGTTCGCGGACCCACGAGCGGTCGTCGGCGTCGTCCCCGGTATCGGCCTGATAGCGTGGGCTCTCCTCCGAGTGAAACGTACCGAGTACCTGCTCACGACGCGGGCGCTCTGGCTGAAACGCGGCGTGGCCGGTCGCACCGTCCGCCGAGTCGGACTGCAGAAAGTCCAGAACACGGGGTATAGTCGATCCATCACCGGATCGGCTTTCGGGTACGGGACCGTCACCGTTGAAGTCGCGGGCGGGGATGATCTGCAGTTTCGGCGGATCGACGATCCGGAGTCCGTACAGACAGCGATTATGGACCGGACCGCAAGCGCCGACGAAAGAGTCCCTGGGTCGGCTGCACAGTGGCGATCAATCCTCTCTGTCGTCCGCGAGATCCGTGCCGGGATCGAGTGA
- a CDS encoding PH domain-containing protein, with amino-acid sequence MSDAALQDTPKPDSADTGDLDLDWLTLEDGESIQWASTPHKYSIVPAFIIGIPLSLVLVGIPILVGSYLQYTNTNYVVTNRGLYSKRGILSRDVQQIGFDKVQNISYSQSALGSSFGYGSVDVSTAGGSGVELKFRSIPDPASVQELIAREVDDREQGDTDAGAHADDVLDEILHELRAIRRELSDDEGDTSVAGVQNSGDGSATEER; translated from the coding sequence ATGTCCGATGCCGCCCTCCAGGACACGCCGAAGCCCGATTCGGCTGATACAGGTGACCTCGACCTCGACTGGCTCACACTCGAGGATGGCGAATCGATTCAATGGGCGAGTACGCCCCACAAGTACAGTATCGTTCCTGCGTTCATCATCGGGATCCCGCTCTCGCTGGTCCTCGTTGGGATTCCGATCCTCGTCGGTTCGTACCTCCAGTACACGAACACGAACTACGTCGTCACGAACCGCGGGCTCTACAGCAAGCGCGGGATCCTCTCGCGGGACGTACAACAGATCGGCTTCGACAAGGTGCAGAACATCTCCTACTCGCAGTCGGCCCTCGGTTCGTCGTTCGGCTACGGCTCGGTCGATGTCAGCACAGCCGGTGGGTCGGGCGTCGAACTCAAGTTTCGCAGCATCCCGGATCCGGCGTCGGTGCAGGAACTGATCGCAAGGGAGGTCGACGACCGAGAGCAAGGCGACACGGATGCGGGAGCCCACGCCGACGACGTACTGGACGAGATTCTCCACGAACTCCGGGCGATCCGTCGGGAACTGAGCGACGACGAGGGTGACACCTCAGTTGCCGGGGTACAGAACTCCGGTGACGGATCAGCCACTGAGGAGCGATGA
- a CDS encoding CPBP family intramembrane glutamic endopeptidase: MSLSSDLSVALETRRGRQARAVVAGLGITVGALLAGLIGVISTNGLVSILDLAASPVVRVLQGNYIQVGFAGFAAAYLAWQGDWERYVKVRRPTLEDVGWIIGLPLLFAAQGVVLPPVLAAVGLPHPQPGTGMEELALETRPLLWPVAFVGMYLFAAPAEELVYRGLIQGRLRAAFDTLGVVVFAGLLFGVLHFLVGLMTQGVSFGGSLYWGIDTILPGLAWGYAYERTENLAVTAVTHAMVWTVSVHEILLHVLPI; encoded by the coding sequence GTGAGCCTTTCGTCCGACCTTTCGGTCGCGTTGGAGACGAGACGCGGACGCCAGGCTCGTGCGGTCGTCGCTGGACTCGGAATCACCGTCGGCGCGCTGCTCGCCGGACTCATCGGCGTCATCTCGACGAACGGTCTCGTGTCGATACTCGATCTCGCTGCGTCACCTGTCGTTCGGGTGCTCCAGGGGAACTACATCCAAGTCGGCTTCGCCGGCTTCGCCGCTGCGTACCTGGCGTGGCAGGGGGACTGGGAGCGGTACGTGAAGGTCCGCCGGCCGACACTCGAAGACGTCGGCTGGATCATCGGGCTGCCGCTCCTCTTTGCGGCCCAGGGAGTCGTGCTCCCACCGGTGTTAGCTGCGGTCGGACTTCCCCATCCACAGCCGGGAACCGGGATGGAAGAACTCGCCTTGGAGACCCGGCCCCTGCTCTGGCCGGTCGCGTTCGTTGGGATGTATCTGTTCGCTGCACCGGCGGAAGAGCTCGTCTACCGGGGACTCATTCAAGGTCGGCTTCGCGCCGCCTTCGACACGCTGGGCGTCGTGGTTTTTGCCGGCCTGTTGTTCGGTGTGCTGCATTTCCTCGTCGGACTGATGACCCAGGGCGTGAGTTTCGGCGGCAGCCTCTACTGGGGGATCGATACGATACTTCCGGGGTTAGCGTGGGGCTACGCGTACGAACGCACGGAGAACCTCGCGGTCACGGCGGTCACACACGCGATGGTTTGGACCGTCTCAGTCCACGAGATACTGCTCCACGTACTTCCGATATAG
- a CDS encoding peptidase, with protein sequence MAALQTTPPSVSVAIAALVGLAIVGGLLGATGSAVVRRLGNPVGKYRLLYAAVLFPYTLLAYAVFALTGFGAAVLTPLPAAPGIVTGVLADFVTFLAAGCVWIVSYLPTVRGIRDVRDVDLATSTSIWKMTRYVIGVSALLTVVLAPLQVLTIESSPLVLAVGIAALLVGMLYAAPWVIAVLRSTSKPTGDTADRVARLCDRAGLTVRDVRLLDTENEERAETLVRGPPTYRRLFVTSTFLDAFDDETAAALLAIEAGKLRTHVFEIRVGTVLVAGISLTASVSGIGPRWPLLGLALGSIVVGFWLARRQIRAADEYAAEQVGRVTVADALSEYADAHTLEPTRRRIPNPLSVKVALGDRIDRLRTAPDS encoded by the coding sequence ATGGCTGCCCTCCAAACGACGCCGCCCTCAGTCAGTGTTGCGATTGCCGCGCTCGTGGGACTCGCGATCGTCGGCGGTCTCCTCGGAGCGACCGGGAGTGCTGTCGTTCGCCGCCTCGGGAACCCCGTCGGAAAGTACCGACTGCTGTACGCAGCCGTCCTCTTCCCGTACACGCTGCTCGCCTACGCCGTGTTCGCCCTCACCGGGTTCGGCGCCGCCGTCCTCACACCGCTGCCCGCCGCTCCGGGCATTGTGACAGGAGTTCTCGCTGATTTCGTCACGTTCCTCGCGGCCGGGTGTGTCTGGATCGTCTCGTATCTCCCCACGGTACGGGGCATCCGGGACGTGCGCGACGTCGACCTCGCCACCAGTACGTCGATCTGGAAGATGACGCGGTACGTGATCGGCGTCAGCGCGCTTCTCACCGTCGTGCTGGCTCCACTCCAAGTCCTCACGATCGAGTCCTCACCGCTCGTCCTTGCCGTCGGGATCGCAGCGCTCCTGGTCGGGATGCTGTACGCGGCACCGTGGGTGATTGCTGTCCTTCGCTCGACGTCGAAGCCAACGGGGGACACTGCAGATCGAGTGGCGCGACTCTGCGACCGCGCCGGACTCACCGTTCGAGACGTACGGCTTCTCGACACCGAGAACGAGGAGAGAGCGGAAACGCTCGTCCGCGGGCCGCCGACCTACCGGCGGCTCTTCGTGACGAGCACGTTTCTCGACGCTTTCGACGACGAGACCGCCGCAGCGCTGCTAGCGATTGAAGCCGGGAAACTTCGAACCCACGTCTTCGAGATCAGGGTCGGGACGGTTCTCGTGGCCGGCATCTCTCTGACCGCGTCCGTCAGCGGCATCGGCCCCCGGTGGCCGTTACTCGGGCTCGCACTCGGATCGATCGTCGTCGGCTTTTGGCTCGCCCGACGGCAAATTCGTGCCGCAGACGAGTACGCTGCCGAGCAGGTCGGACGGGTGACCGTTGCCGATGCGCTCTCCGAGTACGCCGACGCGCATACCCTGGAGCCAACACGACGGCGCATTCCGAATCCGCTCTCGGTCAAGGTCGCGCTCGGGGATCGTATCGACCGGCTTCGCACAGCTCCCGACTCGTGA
- a CDS encoding DUF6159 family protein: MTSKYRRGFEITRDSLRIFTQRPTLLVLPALSLLAVGSAFAVLGAIVVQRGLVASLLTNDLYKYGALFCAIAISSSVATFFNAAVVHCAAQLFDGNPTSVRDGLAAAWGARRQIALWAVTAATLGTVLYILDEKFGVVGSLTRMVFDLAWALLTFFIVPVIVLDERRSLRRQLRRSGSLFRDTWGESVSATLGVSFAFLLVALPGVALAAAGYFALDGAVAAGALVAGGGIVVAAIVGSQTVSAVVRTALYRYATTGAQVGPFDARDPDAVFPDG; encoded by the coding sequence ATGACCTCGAAATACCGACGCGGATTCGAGATCACCCGCGACAGCCTCCGCATCTTCACCCAGCGACCGACGCTTCTGGTCCTTCCGGCGTTGAGCCTGCTCGCTGTCGGGAGTGCCTTCGCCGTCCTCGGCGCGATCGTCGTCCAGCGAGGCCTCGTCGCGTCGCTGCTGACCAACGACCTCTACAAGTACGGCGCGTTGTTCTGTGCGATCGCGATCTCCTCGAGCGTGGCGACGTTTTTCAACGCCGCGGTGGTACACTGCGCGGCGCAACTGTTCGACGGGAACCCGACATCGGTTCGGGATGGTCTCGCTGCGGCGTGGGGCGCGCGCCGGCAGATCGCCCTGTGGGCAGTCACCGCTGCCACGCTCGGGACGGTCTTGTACATCCTCGATGAGAAGTTCGGCGTGGTCGGAAGCCTGACGCGGATGGTGTTCGATCTCGCGTGGGCGCTCCTGACGTTCTTCATCGTGCCGGTCATCGTCCTCGACGAGCGACGGAGCCTGCGTCGGCAACTCCGCCGGAGCGGGTCGCTCTTCCGGGATACGTGGGGCGAAAGCGTCTCCGCCACGCTCGGGGTGAGTTTCGCCTTCCTGCTCGTTGCGCTCCCCGGCGTCGCGCTGGCTGCGGCTGGCTACTTCGCTCTCGATGGCGCGGTCGCCGCCGGCGCGCTCGTCGCTGGCGGCGGGATCGTCGTTGCGGCTATTGTCGGTTCGCAGACGGTGTCCGCGGTCGTCCGGACCGCGCTGTATCGCTACGCGACGACGGGTGCGCAAGTCGGCCCGTTCGACGCTCGGGACCCGGACGCGGTCTTTCCCGACGGCTGA
- a CDS encoding DUF7847 domain-containing protein — translation MVLVSAFKDGYTALRSNPILLVAGLLVGVGSQLQYVEHLTDSPVVSAGASLAWLVVFPFVLGGFLGTARAAVEGTDASVSQFVTAGRTHYLTLLLGTVAFVLLVLGTVFGLGFAGLVLGIGSIALGAIHEMAAFAAGVVSLLLWLVAVLAVIMFVQFYDAAIVIEDQGVVDSFRRSVGLVRSNLKSVAGFSLAWLVLMNGFLVPEYVLQLLLTDAGVTAVLPIGRGIPTVVLLPIGVVLSAVGFAYFYTVYTAYYLRLIAISPITTESV, via the coding sequence ATGGTCCTCGTCTCCGCGTTCAAAGACGGATACACTGCCCTCCGATCGAATCCGATCCTGCTCGTCGCCGGTCTCCTCGTGGGGGTCGGAAGCCAACTCCAGTACGTCGAGCACCTGACCGATTCACCGGTGGTCTCCGCAGGCGCATCGCTCGCGTGGCTGGTCGTGTTCCCGTTCGTACTCGGTGGCTTCCTCGGAACCGCCCGCGCCGCCGTCGAAGGGACAGACGCCTCGGTCTCTCAGTTCGTTACTGCCGGACGGACGCATTATCTCACGCTGCTACTCGGCACTGTGGCGTTCGTGCTTCTCGTTCTCGGAACGGTCTTCGGGCTCGGGTTCGCTGGACTCGTTCTCGGAATCGGATCGATCGCCCTCGGAGCGATTCACGAAATGGCCGCCTTCGCCGCCGGCGTCGTCTCGCTACTCCTCTGGCTGGTGGCCGTCCTTGCCGTCATAATGTTCGTCCAGTTTTACGATGCCGCGATCGTCATCGAAGACCAGGGCGTCGTTGACTCGTTCCGCAGAAGTGTCGGGCTCGTCCGCTCGAACCTCAAAAGCGTAGCCGGATTCTCGCTAGCGTGGCTCGTGCTGATGAACGGCTTCCTCGTCCCCGAGTACGTGCTGCAATTGCTGCTGACGGATGCGGGGGTGACGGCCGTATTACCGATCGGCCGCGGGATTCCGACCGTCGTCCTACTCCCGATCGGAGTCGTCCTGTCGGCGGTCGGCTTCGCGTACTTTTATACCGTGTATACGGCGTACTACCTGCGCTTGATCGCCATCTCACCCATCACGACCGAATCAGTATGA
- a CDS encoding ArsR/SmtB family transcription factor: MPRLLPTQTDATVERSDTPAVLSLDDEATRDVIEALSSETAYEIFQLLNETPATPARIAEDLDQSVQNVHYHLRNLESAGVIEVTDTCYSEKGREMSVYVVSEDPTLLFLGTEDDRPSLKRAFKSFASLLGPPSILLAAGESVSHFITGE; the protein is encoded by the coding sequence ATGCCACGACTCCTGCCAACCCAAACGGACGCAACAGTGGAACGAAGCGACACCCCTGCCGTGTTGAGTCTCGACGACGAGGCGACGAGGGACGTGATCGAAGCGCTGTCGTCGGAGACCGCCTACGAGATCTTCCAGTTGCTCAACGAAACGCCGGCGACGCCGGCGCGGATCGCCGAGGACCTCGACCAGAGCGTCCAGAACGTTCACTACCACCTGCGGAACCTCGAATCGGCCGGCGTGATCGAAGTCACCGACACGTGCTACTCGGAGAAGGGTCGCGAGATGAGCGTGTACGTCGTCTCTGAAGATCCGACGCTGCTCTTTCTCGGCACCGAGGACGACCGACCGAGCCTCAAACGCGCGTTCAAGTCCTTCGCCTCGCTCCTGGGGCCACCATCGATCCTGCTTGCCGCTGGTGAATCGGTCTCGCACTTCATCACTGGGGAATGA
- a CDS encoding ABC transporter substrate-binding protein produces MSDGDANSNHAPTRRDYMKYGAAVVGSGLIAGCSSQSESESESEATPATNTASATPETEATADTTTEAGAGDGYTVSMAPMGEVEFEAVPESVYTGLPYGADMAIASGAADAINSIYYPDYHGTLMNHFYDRLDGVSFEYEGLTDSWNLGKEGFYELDSDVHLSDPAYASTLETLSRDDVVEIRTQIGPWFGNYYSDRRRDPPEAWAEDYEYYSLWGIYERAAQVFRAGDRARALREIHSSMRSEIEAGLPPESERPSVALTFKGQDDTFWVYHLNADGFLNAHTQPLGAIDAFGDTEFEGPQTQVDYEAMLDADPDVVLVLFTLASSYSIADIRAGLEADAVASELSAVRNGEVYAQGARYQGPIMNLFQLEMTAKQLYPDQFGEWPGYVDGNPYPEIPADEQLFDRQRVADIVNGNL; encoded by the coding sequence ATGAGCGACGGCGACGCCAATTCGAATCACGCACCGACGCGACGTGACTATATGAAGTACGGCGCGGCAGTCGTCGGCAGTGGACTGATCGCTGGGTGTTCGAGTCAGTCTGAATCCGAATCCGAATCCGAGGCGACACCGGCGACGAACACAGCGTCCGCGACTCCCGAGACTGAGGCGACGGCCGACACCACGACCGAGGCTGGAGCCGGCGACGGCTACACCGTGTCGATGGCGCCGATGGGCGAAGTCGAGTTCGAGGCCGTTCCGGAGTCGGTCTACACCGGGCTCCCGTATGGCGCGGATATGGCCATCGCGTCCGGGGCCGCCGACGCCATCAATTCGATCTACTATCCGGACTACCACGGGACGCTGATGAACCACTTCTACGACCGGCTGGACGGCGTCAGCTTCGAGTACGAAGGGCTGACCGACTCGTGGAACCTCGGCAAGGAGGGATTCTACGAACTCGACAGCGACGTCCACCTCTCGGATCCGGCGTACGCGTCGACCCTGGAGACCCTCAGCCGGGACGACGTGGTAGAGATCCGGACCCAAATCGGGCCGTGGTTCGGCAACTACTACAGCGACCGTCGACGCGATCCACCGGAAGCGTGGGCCGAGGACTACGAGTACTACTCGCTGTGGGGGATCTACGAGCGCGCCGCGCAAGTGTTCCGTGCCGGCGACCGTGCGCGTGCGCTTCGGGAGATTCACTCGTCGATGCGGTCCGAGATCGAAGCAGGGCTGCCCCCGGAAAGCGAACGCCCCTCGGTCGCGTTGACGTTCAAGGGGCAGGACGACACGTTCTGGGTGTATCATCTCAACGCCGACGGATTCCTGAACGCCCACACCCAGCCACTCGGCGCCATCGACGCCTTCGGCGACACCGAGTTCGAGGGGCCGCAGACCCAGGTCGACTACGAGGCGATGCTCGACGCAGATCCGGACGTGGTCCTCGTGCTGTTCACGCTGGCATCGAGCTACAGCATCGCAGACATCCGTGCAGGGCTGGAAGCCGACGCCGTCGCATCGGAGCTCAGTGCGGTTCGGAACGGCGAGGTGTACGCCCAGGGCGCACGCTACCAGGGGCCGATTATGAACCTCTTCCAACTGGAGATGACGGCCAAACAGCTCTATCCGGACCAGTTCGGCGAGTGGCCGGGCTACGTCGACGGGAATCCCTATCCCGAAATTCCGGCCGACGAACAGCTGTTCGACCGCCAGCGCGTGGCCGATATCGTCAACGGGAACCTTTGA
- a CDS encoding ABC transporter substrate-binding protein, whose product MSDDSDGQAAPTRREYVKFGGAVIGGGLLAGCTGGSGTEPTPSEASTEDGFESESTTETAADEGGYSVRMAPMGEVTFDAVPETAVIFDDVWADHLVAIGQQDRLIASGRPGGYFTGFYDELPGVEFDTDDLTGLWSDGLPKELFYELDADIHHLDPCRWLSFDSGWDEGDFEEVADNVAPFFANRFSRAHSQPPEGECREAYQYYSLWELAEKISQVYRVANRGAKLREVHDGMVTEIQERLPPRSERPTVALVVYNPSERSFGTYEINGPGFAKAHYRPLEPNGAFADSDKTYARNYSAIDLEEMLEIDPDVIIHHWDIEPSERFDALLALEDHPVGKELTAIQNDRVYVGGTPMQGPIFNLFQLENAAQQIYPDAFGEFQGATETPESQQLFDRQRVADIINGEI is encoded by the coding sequence ATGTCAGACGACTCCGACGGCCAGGCGGCACCGACGCGGCGAGAGTACGTGAAGTTCGGAGGGGCAGTCATCGGCGGCGGATTACTCGCCGGGTGTACGGGCGGCTCTGGGACCGAGCCGACGCCGTCCGAGGCGAGCACAGAAGACGGGTTCGAGTCGGAATCGACGACGGAGACGGCAGCGGACGAGGGAGGCTACTCGGTGAGGATGGCTCCGATGGGGGAGGTCACGTTCGACGCCGTACCCGAGACGGCGGTCATTTTCGACGACGTGTGGGCGGACCACCTCGTGGCCATCGGACAGCAAGATCGGCTCATCGCGTCTGGCCGTCCCGGCGGGTACTTCACGGGGTTCTACGACGAACTCCCGGGCGTCGAGTTCGATACGGACGACCTCACCGGTCTGTGGAGCGACGGCCTCCCGAAGGAACTGTTCTACGAACTGGACGCCGACATCCACCACCTCGACCCGTGCCGGTGGCTCTCCTTCGACTCCGGGTGGGACGAGGGAGACTTCGAGGAGGTGGCGGACAACGTCGCGCCCTTCTTCGCCAACCGATTCAGTCGGGCGCACAGCCAGCCACCCGAGGGCGAGTGCCGGGAGGCGTATCAGTACTACTCCCTGTGGGAGCTCGCGGAGAAGATCAGCCAGGTCTACCGGGTGGCGAACCGCGGAGCGAAGCTCCGGGAGGTCCACGACGGGATGGTCACAGAGATCCAGGAGCGGCTCCCGCCCCGGAGCGAGCGGCCGACCGTCGCGCTGGTCGTGTACAACCCGAGCGAGAGATCCTTCGGGACGTACGAGATCAACGGCCCCGGATTCGCGAAAGCGCACTACCGCCCGCTGGAGCCCAACGGCGCGTTCGCTGACAGCGACAAGACGTACGCGCGGAACTACAGCGCGATCGACCTCGAAGAGATGCTCGAAATCGACCCGGACGTGATCATCCACCACTGGGATATCGAGCCCTCCGAACGGTTCGACGCGTTGCTCGCGCTGGAGGACCATCCGGTCGGCAAAGAGCTCACCGCGATTCAGAACGACCGCGTGTACGTCGGCGGGACGCCGATGCAGGGCCCGATTTTCAATCTCTTCCAACTGGAGAACGCGGCACAGCAAATTTACCCCGACGCCTTCGGGGAGTTCCAAGGCGCGACAGAGACGCCGGAAAGCCAGCAGCTGTTCGATCGGCAGCGCGTTGCGGACATCATCAACGGAGAAATCTGA
- a CDS encoding FAD-dependent oxidoreductase, with translation MSRTDLEPTHECDRDVVVVGGGPAGCSAGIFCARYGLDTVIFDCGRSSIQRCAHLENYLGFPAGIDIETLYELMHDHAAETGCEIVPDLVESVERVDDAEGLLVEPQEGDVLTARRVVAATRYDGEYLRGLDDDAAMFEEYEHDGETRETFDGDYADHDGTTPVEGLYVASPSSEADRQAIVAAGRGARVGLRVIEDLRKERGYPERVADHYDWMREESTLDGEWRDRDRWREWFDERLPADHDLDEDRRVALRERDIDRRFETYLSEDQIAARGLRGQRRLLDHIDDDLILDAAREIEAERHSNEADN, from the coding sequence ATGAGCCGAACGGACCTCGAACCAACACACGAGTGCGACCGCGACGTGGTCGTCGTCGGCGGAGGACCGGCGGGCTGTTCGGCGGGCATATTCTGCGCCCGCTACGGGCTCGATACGGTCATCTTCGATTGCGGACGGTCCTCGATCCAACGGTGTGCCCACCTCGAGAACTACCTCGGCTTCCCGGCGGGCATCGACATCGAGACGCTGTACGAGCTGATGCACGACCACGCAGCGGAGACGGGCTGTGAGATCGTTCCCGACCTCGTCGAGTCGGTCGAGCGCGTCGACGACGCCGAGGGACTTCTCGTCGAACCGCAGGAGGGCGACGTCCTCACGGCTCGGCGCGTCGTCGCCGCGACGCGCTACGATGGTGAGTATCTGCGCGGCCTCGACGACGACGCGGCGATGTTCGAGGAATACGAACACGACGGCGAGACACGCGAGACCTTCGACGGCGACTACGCCGACCACGACGGCACGACCCCCGTCGAGGGACTATACGTCGCCTCACCGTCGAGTGAAGCCGACAGACAGGCCATTGTGGCTGCCGGACGCGGGGCCCGCGTCGGGCTTCGGGTGATCGAGGACCTCCGCAAAGAACGCGGCTATCCAGAGAGGGTCGCCGACCATTACGACTGGATGCGGGAGGAGTCCACGCTCGACGGCGAGTGGAGGGATCGTGACCGGTGGCGCGAGTGGTTCGACGAGCGGCTCCCTGCCGATCACGACTTAGACGAGGACCGTCGCGTCGCGTTGCGAGAGCGAGATATCGACCGGCGGTTCGAGACGTACCTCTCGGAGGACCAGATCGCGGCGCGTGGTCTGCGCGGACAGCGGCGCTTGCTCGATCACATCGACGACGACCTCATCCTCGATGCGGCGCGCGAGATCGAGGCCGAACGTCACTCGAACGAGGCGGACAACTGA